TCTGAGGAATCCTTTTTACCTCTTTGACTGAGCCGCAAACAATGTCTGTCCTGGGTGCCGTGGAGGGCAGTGACTGTGCACTTTAGTGAAAACAGGGTGTCCTTTTCGACAGGCAAACATTTACGCTTCACAGTTTCAAACGGTAAATGCTTTGACAAGAGCAAAGAGCCAGCCTGCAGTTTGCACGGCTCACTAGCTCAGTGTAAAGAGGTATTAAGAGATCTTTCCTCCCCGCCAGAACCCAGAGAGAAAATTGAAGGTTTGCCGTCAATAAATCACTTTCTGTTTCCCTTCCCCATAGAAATTTATTGTTCCTCATCCATCGAATGATAGAGTTTGTGGTGCGTGAAGGTCCTTTGTTTGAAGCCATGATaatgaacaaagaaaaaaacaactcagactacaggtacaaaaaaaatgctgtgtgtgtgtgtcctaacTATTAAGCCCATGAGttccctaactttgattttcttTTGGCTCAGGTTCCTTTTTGACAACAAAAGTCAAAATCACGTTTACTATCGCTGGAAACTATTCTCCATCCTGCAGgtaatttatgtacattttcccAAAATAGTCTTTTTCTAGAGAACTGttatttcacaaaaaaaattgttttggtgTCTGGGGTTTGAATCCCTCCTTGCAATTTTGTGTGGGGTTTGGATGTTTGGGACAGCTGTTAGAACAGGAGTTGGCGCCAGTAATGGGTTTGAAGTAAGGGTAGGGGTGCACCAGGGATCAGTGCTCAGcccattattgtttgctatcgtgatggatgtggtatcgagggaagtgaggggtggactaccatgggagctgctctacgcggatgacctggtattgatggctcacagtcgagaagacctagctaggaagctagcagcctggaagacctgcctggaagtgaaaggaatgaaggtgaatgcggcaaaatcaaaggtcatggtcggtggtgctggcctgggaGTGGTACCACAGTCAGGAGCATGCCCATGTGGAGTTTGCGGAAAGGGAGTGCAAGCTAACTCTATCCggtgcaagggttgtcagagatgggtacaccggagatgcagcggagtaaaaggcagcctactagctgcaagtgagaccttcaaatgcaagcggggagaagtcgcccaagcagacccagctgagcaagaggggctcatagtagatggggagatgtatgaggtggtggacagcttctgctaccttggagacatgcttaacgctgaTGGGGGGGTGGTCCTAGCAGTGACAACAAGGGTGAGAAGCGGCTGGAAGAAATTCAAggaactcatgcccttcttaacatctaaggccccatccctgaagatgagaggccaagtgtactcagcctgcgtcagaagtagtatgacatacggaagtgaggcatgggccctgaaaacagaacacgaagaCAAACTAAACGGAGCAGAAATGAggatcagatggatgtgtggtgtgtcaatgggggagaaaaaacccagtgcagagctgagaaagaagatgggagtggaggccatagtggatgtggtgaggagaggcagactgcgatggtacggacatgtagagtgaggaaggacgagaacgactgggtgaagaaagttatgtcgtataatgtagagggaacaagacccagtggccgacctaaaaagacctggcaggacctggcagacgaccgcGTCAGCTGACATGAAGTCACCtggcatcaaccacgagatggccatggaccgttcctggtggaagaaagccatatcaagaactcagtccaacccagcggcgcctggaaaacggactttaaaccgatgatgatgatgatgataatacatTTTTCTGACAACCTTCACATCCTTAGGGAGAGTCCCTGACCAAATGGAGGACCACAGATTTCCGTATGTTCCGAGGCGGCTCCCTTTGGAGGCCtcccatcctcaacagctacttGGACAGAGATGAGGAAAAGGATGAAGGGGAGGAGGTCGCGTCTCCTGAGGAGGAGGTGAAGAAGGGACAGCTCCGAGCCGAGTGAGTACAATAAACGGGCAAAATGCTAAAATGGGTTAATTACCCATCCTTAAGTGTTAACAAGACAAAACATGCAGGCACAGACAGAGGCTGGAGGTGTTGCTTCAGGAGCTCACTCCCAGCAAAGGAGACATCGCCGGCGCCATGTTCTTCTGTCTTGAACGAGCTGACGCAGCGGAAGAAGTCGTGGGACATGTCACGGAATCGTTTTCTTCGCCTCAGACTTCCCTCCAGAAGAAGGCAAGTTCCCCCCCcataaatcattttattttgaacacACATAGCTGGTACGATGAACCCCCCGTTTAGAGAAACTGTCACTCATGCATGCATACGACAAAGTTATGGGGGAAGTCTGTACATGGTATTTTTAGCAAGATTTCCCATCAACAACTTAACctcactacttttttttttactcttctaGATTGCCAGCTTATATCTAGTGTCAGATATTTTGTACAACTCCAGTGCCAAAGTAGCAGGGGCATCATATTACCGGAAACAGTAAGAGACACCTTTTATTTATcctttcatgcacagtggtcttgATGTTTTCCTGTTATGTATAACTTTGATTttgatgattgtttttttttagttttgaatCAAAGCTGTCGCAGATATTTGGAGTGCTTCATGAAGCGTACAAAAACATACAAGCCAGGCTGCAAGCTGAACAGTTTAAGGTAACTGTGTCTTTGACGGATGAGgatgtttttttgggggaaaaaaaagttacaaacaTTTTGTCTGCCGTCTGTGTTGCCCGCAGCAAAAGGTCACGAGTTGTTTTCGAGCTTGGGAAGACTGGGCCATATACCCCCAGCCTTATCTTATCCACCTCCAAAATATCTTCTTGGGCTTTGCCAAAGTTGGCCAAGAGTTGACAGAAGTGGCAGATGTGAGTGAAAAAGGTCCTCTTTCTTTGATCAGTCTTCTATGCGGTATTCAAATGACTGATGTTCCTCTTTTAGGAAGCTTCCTTCAAACTTGACGGCATGCCGATAGACGGGGCTCTCATAGACGGGCTGCCTTTAAGCAAAGGGCCAGTGGATGACCTGGACGGCTGCCCTATCGGCTGGGACTCCCTGGACGGCGTTCCTGTCGATGACATAGACGGCGTTCCCTTGGGAAGTGCCATGGACGACATTGACGGAATGCCACGTGAGTAGAGCGCGGCTGTTATGTATGCATGGCGCGTGTGTCCAAGAGTGGCAGCGTTCTGACATAGTTCAACTTTGTCCTCAGTGGATGACCGCAAGGTGGCCCTTCCCAGAGGGCCATTGTCCAAGTGGGAGAAGCCGGCCGATGACGAGACTTTGTCACAAGGTAACACGGCTCACAAATGTCCCCTGCAGAGTAGACTGTATGTAACGTTCTCCGTTTTCCTTCAGCCTTGCCCAAGTCCAAGTGGAGCATTGCGTCAAGCAAGGACAATGAAGTGAATGTAAGGTAAGGGCCTCTGTGGTTGTTTTGCCTTCGTCCACACATTTCACAAGCATTCAGTGTCAACATAGTTCTTTGTTTTGCTGTGAAACAGTGTCAAGCCACTGGATGGAGGCAACTCTGAGAGTGACAGCAGCGATGACTCGAGCAGTTCTCCCAAACATGACAGCGCACATTTCCCGAGCTCACTCAGAGGTTTTCAAATGTCTGAGAGCCAAAGAAAAAAGCTGAGAGAGCTGGAAGTAAGTGAACTTTCTGAAATTGTCAGTAGTCTGTCAAATTGATACCTATATgtcttttcaaaattaaaacattaatTTTAACATTATCCTTGTAACCCAGTTAAAGGTTATGAAATTCCAAGATGAGCTAGAAAGTGGCAAGAGGCAGAGGAAGTCCGGCATGAGCATCCAACAGCACGTGGAACATTACAGGAACAAACTGCTGCAAAAGGTATTTGGAACACAAAGGCGGTCTTTGAGGAAGAAAAGCAATTGCTCAGTAAGATAAATAATTCTTTAATGGCAAATTTTGTATTGGCAACACTGACATCTGAGTACAATTAGTGGCGCACAAAAACAATGTCGCTCAGTGGGTGGAACACGGTTTCACAATGAACGTATTACTGGTCCCAAAGAACCCGCtagctcataaaaatgtgattgTGTCAGGTTTtaaattgaactttttttcccGCCCGCTATCTCCTGTAGGAATTTGAAAAGGATGACGAGAAACCTGAAAGCTCAACATCCAAATCAAAAGAGAGGCCGACAGAGGAGAAAAAGGACAAAAAGAAGagcaaaaaaagtgaaaatggaGACAGGCAACGGAGTCGAGATTCTGACAGGCGCAgccgaaaatcaaatagcatttCTCCTTTAAAGTAAGTGACACGTGACAAAGAATACACCAATTACGATGACTATTCTCAAAAGTGACCCTGTCTCCCCACCACCTCCTTCCAGGTGTCCCAGACAGTCCAAACGGTCCCGATCTCCATCTCCAGAGTGGAGGGGGCGGCGATCTCGGTCCCGGTCACAGTCCCCACATCGTTCCCACAAGAAGACAAAAAAGAGTAAACATTGACTCTGGCTGCCAGGCCTGCAACGGTAAGCAGGTGTCCACCACTCACAGCGCTCCGTCGTCTTGGTCCCAAACAACACCTCCCTCGTTCCTGCAAGATTCTGCTCTCTTTTGTATCATATTTGGACActaattatatttttgttttacgtttgtttataaaataatttcaaatgtGCGATGCTCAAACATTAAAATCACTTTTAGTGATTATATGAATTTGCGTGTGATGCTTCCTCTCACAGAGGCGCAGGGCAAAAGTATAGGTATTAACTCTGCTTGAAATATTaacaaacatttttattgaGGACACCAATAGAGTGTTAAGTTGCTTACAAAAGCAATAAGTGTGCAATGGTACATTGTACATCTATAGTCCTAATCTATTGAAATGTATCAAACATAGAGCCATCAGTGTTTCGGAAAAGTACATGTACAGTACAAAGTATGATACGTGACCCCACTCAATCATGAACGTACAGATTTGCTGTATCTAAAATGTTGCTATGATCAGCAAAGGAAATGTCGAGaatctgaaacatttttaaaaaaataaagaaaacaaaaaattagGCACATTTACAGAAAAATATTATTTCAAGACTCGTTGAAATGTAGAGACAGTGTCTTGCAACAGTTAGGAAATAACCGCTGAGAAATGCGACAGCACAAGAAGCTAACCACAAATTCCATATTAATGAACGCGTCTGCTGAAACCACAGAATGGTAACGTTGGCAATTAGAGCTTTTAGAAACGTCAAACTAATCACAGTTGCTTGGTATTTAAGATGAAAATTAACGCTGTGATGCAGCCGTCAAGCTCGAAgataaaataattatatatcTGTGTGAGTTACAAATAAGTCTCATGGAGCTCAATATTTCTTCACATTAATGAAAACCTTGATGGCTCCAGTGAAGTCAGCAGAGAGTAGAACCTCTGTGTGATCCGTCTTGAGGGCACCTGCAACAAAATTTTCCTCAGTACAAGGAACAACACTTGAGATTTTGTTCCCATTGAAGCACAGCCGATACCTGAGGGAATCGTTTCCGATTCATTAGAGTCAACACTCTTGCAATCGGcatctgttttctctgcaccgatCTCTTGTGGCACTATGAGGCCTGGGTGCGGTGCAAAAATGGCTGATGTGACGACAGCGTTGTGTgctgcggggaaaaaaaaaacatacacatgTTGGGCAGGTGCCTGCATTACATTGCACAGCGGCAGTTACCTTTAATCCCTTCCCAGAAGTCATTGCGATCTCTTCGCACTGATGTGAATTTGCTGAGGTCGTGGTAAGTGCTCCAGATGTACACGTATTTGTCCTCTGAGCCACTGACGATGAAAGAGTAGTCATGGCTGCGGGAACACGCTTGTGTTAGAAATCCATTTGGCTTAAAGGCGGAGGGTAAACAGCTACTTGAGCATAGGCTAGAGTCGCTCGATGCATAAATTTAATAATTAGCATCTCTGGTGAGTGATCTATTTTATTTAACAAGGCATCAAATGTGATTTTAATGAACATTGTGGAGAGGCTTATTACTTTGTGGTTATTAATGTTGCTCCTCACCTGAAACTGGCCTTAATCTGACTGCTGCTGTTGACGTAACCCTTGTACTTCATGGATAGAGACAAGTCCCTCAAGTCGTAAAGGCGGATGCGGGAATCatttgaggtcaccaaaatctatGAGAGAAGACATACAATGTCTTGATGGAGCCAATCTGCTAAAAAGTTACAATTTCCCCAAAGTAGTGATGAGTCACATTTAGATTATTTTGTTACCTTATTCTCTCCAGGTAATGGTTCAATACCGGTGATTTTTCGCCCAACTTTGTTCCTTCCTCTGGTGGACCGTACATGTATTTGGGTATGATATTTCAGACGCTGTCGAATGCAAAAAAATACTTCAAGTTTACTTGGCAACCAGACATCTTTCTTAAAATCTCATT
The nucleotide sequence above comes from Syngnathus scovelli strain Florida chromosome 15, RoL_Ssco_1.2, whole genome shotgun sequence. Encoded proteins:
- the zgc:163098 gene encoding U2 snRNP-associated SURP motif-containing protein; this encodes MADKKVNTVTPVKTLTRKEKEVRKKKEQEKAAVVFEEFLASFEPNQKSGVKTFVRGGIVNPTKDEEAAEANKSRLYRPASKFVPLSDDGGPESSESKKSAFKRKAEEKKKSNLELFKEELKLIQEEREERHKRKQNEPASGGGSGLLESPLLGRPVFYDDPTIPTTTNLYISCISPKMNEEILCKEFGKYGPLASVKIMWPRTDEERCRTSNRAFVAFMTRKDAERALAALDGKVIMGFEMKLGWGRPARIPPQPLYTPVGVRAAPPPQSGLPFNAQPRDRFRNDFTKPLALSKVDLDKTLSEAVVKVVIPTERNLLFLIHRMIEFVVREGPLFEAMIMNKEKNNSDYRFLFDNKSQNHVYYRWKLFSILQGESLTKWRTTDFRMFRGGSLWRPPILNSYLDRDEEKDEGEEVASPEEEVKKGQLRAEHRQRLEVLLQELTPSKGDIAGAMFFCLERADAAEEVVGHVTESFSSPQTSLQKKIASLYLVSDILYNSSAKVAGASYYRKHFESKLSQIFGVLHEAYKNIQARLQAEQFKQKVTSCFRAWEDWAIYPQPYLIHLQNIFLGFAKVGQELTEVADEASFKLDGMPIDGALIDGLPLSKGPVDDLDGCPIGWDSLDGVPVDDIDGVPLGSAMDDIDGMPLDDRKVALPRGPLSKWEKPADDETLSQALPKSKWSIASSKDNEVNVSVKPLDGGNSESDSSDDSSSSPKHDSAHFPSSLRGFQMSESQRKKLRELELKVMKFQDELESGKRQRKSGMSIQQHVEHYRNKLLQKEFEKDDEKPESSTSKSKERPTEEKKDKKKSKKSENGDRQRSRDSDRRSRKSNSISPLKCPRQSKRSRSPSPEWRGRRSRSRSQSPHRSHKKTKKSKH